Proteins encoded in a region of the Vitis riparia cultivar Riparia Gloire de Montpellier isolate 1030 chromosome 7, EGFV_Vit.rip_1.0, whole genome shotgun sequence genome:
- the LOC117917797 gene encoding cytochrome P450 709B2-like: protein MYVEMGCLAIALVSFTVIFISIIWQICRILFWRPYVVTKCFRKQGIRGPPYSLLSGSLHEIERLKNAARGRVLETSSNDIIQRVVPHYHRWSLDYGDTFLYWFGTQPRICISDPELAKHILSNKFGCFIKPMTRPLLEKMAGRGLGLVNGADWVKHRRITSPAFTSGKLKVMMKRMTECTLSMLHEWKNQSLVAHNQCKMIEVNGEFRKLTADIIAQTAFGTSYVQGREVFEAQRELRQCCRASIADILIPWSLYLPTPENLGIWKTERRLNKALRSIIESRLNSQVSRSSDSVHGDNLLGLMIGESEAAKTKPGLKLSMNEIIEECKMFFFAGQDTTSTLLSWTVFLLSSHQEWQDRLRQEVLKECGMGIPDSDMLAKLKLVNMVLLEVLRLYSPVITTFRKASKDIKFGDLIIPRDTCISIPVVKIHRMEKYWGEDANEFNPLRFSNGVSEAAKHPNALIAFGMGPRACIGKKFAMLEAKIVIVLMLQRFSFFLSPDYKHTPMENLTLQPQCGIPILMEPLLL, encoded by the exons ATGTACGTAGAGATGGGCTGTCTAGCCATTGCCTTGGTTTCTTTCacggttatttttatttccataatTTGGCAGATTTGCAGGATTCTGTTTTGGAGGCCTTACGTAGTGACTAAATGCTTTCGGAAACAAGGAATCAGAGGGCCTCCTTACTCACTCCTTTCGGGCTCTCTGCATGAAATCGAGAGGCTGAAGAATGCTGCAAGAGGGAGAGTTCTGGAAACAAGTTCAAATGATATTATTCAGAGGGTTGTTCCTCACTACCATAGATGGTCCTTAGACTATG GAGATACGTTTCTGTATTGGTTTGGAACACAGCCAAGGATCTGCATTTCTGATCCAGAACTGGCCAAACACATTCTATCAAACAAATTTGGTTGCTTCATTAAACCTATGACAAGGCCTCTGCTAGAAAAAATGGCAGGGAGGGGACTAGGCCTGGTTAATGGAGCTGACTGGGTTAAACACAGAAGGATCACCAGTCCTGCCTTCACCTCAGGCAAGCTCAAG GTTATGATGAAGAGGATGACAGAATGTACATTATCCATGCTTCATGAGTGGAAAAATCAGAGTTTGGTAGCTCATAACCAATGCAAGATGATAGAAGTGAATGGAGAATTCAGGAAGTTAACAGCTGATATAATTGCCCAGACTGCTTTTGGCACTAGCTATGTCCAAGGGAGGGAGGTCTTCGAGGCACAAAGAGAACTCCGCCAGTGTTGCAGAGCTTCCATTGCAGATATTCTGATCCCTTGGAGCCT ATACCTTCCTACCCCAGAAAATCTTGGTATATGGAAGACAGAGAGGAGACTGAACAAGGCATTGAGGTCAATCATAGAGAGCAGATTGAATTCCCAGGTTTCCAGAAGCTCAGATTCAGTCCATGGAGATAATCTACTCGGGCTGATGATCGGAGAATCGGAAGCTGCTAAAACAAAACCAGGCCTCAAGTTGAGTATGAATGAGATCATAGAAGAATGCAAAATGTTCTTCTTTGCAGGGCAAGATACCACTTCCACTTTGCTAAGTTGGACTGTGTTCCTGTTAAGCTCACACCAAGAATGGCAGGACCGCCTCAGGCAAGAGGTGTTGAAGGAATGTGGGATGGGAATTCCTGATTCAGACATGCTGGCCAAGTTGAAACTG GTGAACATGGTTTTATTGGAAGTTCTGAGACTGTATAGCCCAGTGATAACAACATTCAGGAAAGCATCCAAAGACATAAAATTTGGGGACCTGATAATCCCAAGAGATACATGCATATCAATTCCAGTAGTGAAGATACATCGGATGGAGAAATACTGGGGAGAAGATGCAAATGAGTTCAATCCTTTGAGGTTCTCTAATGGAGTCTCTGAAGCTGCAAAACACCCAAATGCACTAATTGCCTTTGGAATGGGCCCAAGAGCTTGTATTGGTAAAAAATTTGCAATGTTGGAGGCAAAAATAGTGATTGTCTTGATGCTTCagaggttttcttttttcctctccCCTGACTATAAACACACACCAATGGAAAACCTCACTCTTCAGCCACAATGTGGCATCCCAATTCTGATGGAACCTTTGCTCTTATAA